A section of the Paenibacillus yonginensis genome encodes:
- the motA gene encoding flagellar motor stator protein MotA encodes MEISTIVGIILGLIALIGGMILKGAPVAALVTNPAAYVIILVGTAASLFVAFPMSEMKRLPKLFKVLFFPNKMLSKTEIITMFTEWASITRREGLLALESKVEEINDDFLRSGMRMIIDGNDQEFVSDVLAEDIAATEERHRSGALIFSQAGMYAPTLGVLGAVVGLIAALADMTDMEKLSHAIAAAFIATLLGIFTGYVLWHPISNKLKRMSKREMEIRLMMVEGLLSIQSGVSTIAIQQKLSVFLTPAERAKLQDKEADSGEQKE; translated from the coding sequence ATGGAAATTTCAACGATAGTCGGCATTATTTTAGGTTTGATTGCGCTGATCGGCGGGATGATTCTGAAAGGCGCTCCGGTAGCCGCTCTGGTCACCAATCCGGCCGCTTATGTCATAATTCTCGTAGGGACTGCGGCTTCCCTGTTTGTTGCGTTCCCGATGTCGGAAATGAAGCGACTGCCTAAACTGTTTAAAGTTTTGTTCTTCCCTAATAAAATGCTCAGTAAGACAGAAATTATTACCATGTTTACCGAATGGGCGTCGATTACACGCCGCGAAGGCCTGCTTGCTCTGGAAAGCAAAGTCGAAGAGATCAACGATGATTTCCTGCGCAGCGGGATGCGAATGATTATAGACGGCAATGATCAGGAATTTGTCAGCGACGTTCTGGCAGAAGACATTGCAGCCACGGAAGAACGTCACCGTTCAGGAGCGCTGATCTTCTCCCAGGCCGGCATGTATGCTCCTACGCTGGGCGTACTCGGCGCCGTGGTAGGTTTGATTGCCGCTCTCGCCGATATGACGGATATGGAGAAACTCTCCCACGCTATTGCGGCTGCCTTTATCGCAACACTGCTTGGTATTTTCACCGGTTACGTCCTTTGGCACCCGATCTCCAATAAATTAAAGCGGATGTCCAAACGCGAGATGGAAATCCGCCTGATGATGGTAGAAGGTCTGCTCTCCATTCAATCGGGGGTATCTACCATTGCTATTCAGCAAAAACTGTCCGTATTCCTGACACCGGCCGAACGTGCAAAACTGCAGGATAAGGAGGCGGACAGCGGTGAGCAAAAAGAATAA
- the motB gene encoding flagellar motor protein MotB, producing the protein MSKKNKKHEPHEEHNDESWLLPYSDLMTLLLALFIVLYGMSTLDAKKFEELSQAFNAALTGGVSVLDQSTINGKTKNTPTKEQDNQNTSTLTAQNMTQLQKRNELRKQEEEDLEKLKKQLDQYIKQSGLTSQLATKLNQSQLLITISDNALFPSGSALVKPEASALAKALSGMLQKFPDYEILISGHTDNVPIDNDQFASNWDLSFARARNFMEILLQNNKLDPKMFSPIGYGEYHPVADNNTEVGRAKNRRVEISIIRKYQDPDSQVTITP; encoded by the coding sequence GTGAGCAAAAAGAATAAAAAACATGAGCCCCACGAAGAGCATAATGACGAAAGCTGGCTGTTGCCCTACTCCGACCTGATGACTCTGCTGCTGGCGCTGTTTATCGTGCTGTACGGCATGAGCACCCTTGATGCCAAGAAGTTCGAGGAGCTCAGTCAGGCCTTTAACGCCGCGTTGACCGGCGGAGTCAGCGTGCTGGATCAAAGCACCATTAACGGCAAGACAAAGAACACGCCGACCAAAGAACAGGACAACCAAAACACAAGCACGCTCACTGCGCAAAACATGACCCAGCTGCAGAAGCGCAACGAGCTTAGGAAGCAGGAAGAAGAAGATCTGGAGAAGCTGAAGAAGCAGCTGGATCAGTATATCAAACAAAGCGGCTTGACCAGTCAGCTGGCCACCAAGCTGAACCAATCGCAGCTGCTGATTACGATCAGCGACAACGCCTTGTTCCCGTCCGGCAGCGCCCTTGTCAAACCGGAAGCAAGCGCCCTGGCTAAAGCGCTGTCCGGCATGCTGCAGAAGTTCCCGGACTATGAGATTCTGATCTCCGGCCACACGGACAACGTACCGATCGACAACGACCAGTTTGCCTCCAACTGGGACCTCAGCTTCGCTCGGGCCAGGAACTTTATGGAGATTCTGCTGCAGAACAATAAACTCGATCCAAAAATGTTCAGCCCGATCGGATACGGTGAATACCATCCTGTAGCTGACAATAATACGGAAGTTGGCAGAGCGAAAAACCGCCGGGTCGAAATCTCAATTATCCGGAAATATCAGGATCCGGACAGTCAGGTCACGATTACGCCATAA
- the rluF gene encoding 23S rRNA pseudouridine(2604) synthase RluF — MRINKFISETGFCSRREADKLIEAGKVTINGEVALLGSQAEEGDDVRVNGKPLIPKPVGAVYIALNKPVGITSTTEQHVKGNIVDFVGHKQRIFPIGRLDKDSEGLILMTSDGDIVNKILRAEGKHEKEYIVTVDRPVTPRFLQAMSEGVKILGEMTLPCTVTRISERVFRIILTEGKNRQIRRMCSALGYSVRKLQRIRIMNIHLGSLKTGEWRDLTPQEKAELGAQLNYKLL, encoded by the coding sequence TTGCGAATTAATAAATTTATAAGTGAAACCGGCTTTTGTTCTCGCCGGGAGGCGGACAAGCTGATTGAAGCCGGGAAAGTCACCATTAACGGTGAGGTGGCCCTGCTTGGGAGCCAGGCGGAGGAAGGCGATGATGTCAGGGTTAACGGGAAGCCGCTCATCCCGAAACCGGTAGGGGCTGTATATATTGCACTTAACAAGCCGGTCGGAATCACGAGCACAACCGAACAGCATGTGAAAGGGAATATCGTCGATTTTGTCGGCCACAAGCAGCGGATCTTCCCGATCGGCCGTTTGGACAAAGACTCGGAAGGTTTGATTCTGATGACCAGCGACGGGGATATCGTCAACAAAATTCTTCGTGCTGAAGGCAAACATGAGAAGGAATACATCGTGACGGTTGACAGGCCGGTTACGCCAAGATTTCTGCAGGCGATGTCGGAGGGAGTTAAGATCTTGGGCGAGATGACCCTGCCCTGCACAGTTACCCGGATTTCGGAAAGGGTATTCAGGATTATATTGACCGAAGGGAAAAACCGGCAGATCCGCCGCATGTGTTCGGCGCTAGGATACAGCGTCAGGAAGCTGCAGCGGATTCGGATTATGAATATCCATCTGGGCAGCCTGAAGACAGGGGAATGGCGGGATTTGACGCCTCAGGAGAAAGCGGAGCTCGGGGCACAGTTGAATTATAAATTGTTGTAG